The genomic window ATCGTGAGGGCGAAGAACGCCGCAAGTTGACCGCAATGCTAACCGATCAGCGGGCGGGGCAGGGGGCAAAGCGTGGTTTGTTTGGATTCCTGCGATCAGTATAGCAGCTATCGACATGCCACAAACCCGCCAAAACCTTCATAATTTTGGCAGGGTGTTTTGGAAGGCCCAAGCCATTGATCCGTTACAAAATGGTAAAGCCCTCCGCAAACGAGCGTTTTTGGTTCAATTGGATGGCGCAATGCAAGCACACGATCTTCGGACACGACACGCAGGCGCGGCAATATTTATTGATTTCCATCTGGTCGTGCCCGGCGGAACGACGGTTTTCCAATCTCATGAAATATGTGACCAGATAGAGGAGTCTTTGAAAAACCACTTAGATGACGCCAAGGTCACGATCCATGTCGAACCGGAACACAAATCAAAGCAATCAGGAGCAATAATTCCTGATTGAAGATGCAGTCTCTTTGCTGTGCCGCAAGTATCGGTGTGTTCCGAAACGGATATTACAGCTTCCCAAAAACCACCCTTTTTGACACTCCGATCACGACTG from Paracoccus fistulariae includes these protein-coding regions:
- a CDS encoding cation transporter dimerization domain-containing protein, with the translated sequence MPQTRQNLHNFGRVFWKAQAIDPLQNGKALRKRAFLVQLDGAMQAHDLRTRHAGAAIFIDFHLVVPGGTTVFQSHEICDQIEESLKNHLDDAKVTIHVEPEHKSKQSGAIIPD